One Glycine soja cultivar W05 chromosome 2, ASM419377v2, whole genome shotgun sequence genomic region harbors:
- the LOC114374395 gene encoding uncharacterized protein LOC114374395: MPMLDQFHPFIHNFIENIVDVKANCNFGYHAIATLLGMGEDSWSLVRNHLLKELGKWSNEYINLFGGTERFEELRRSLLVDELSMVTMDKWMDITEMRYVIASRYNVILVSLSLKQSMTFFPLRSQPPTDSSVLRKICIGHIYDNHFVQVDSR; this comes from the exons atgccgatgttggatcaatttcatccgtTCATACACAATTTCATTGAGAACATTGTGGATGTCAAAGCTAACTGTAACTTTGGATATCATGCGATTGCtactttattaggtatgggtgaagattcTTGGTCCTTGGTGCGCAAccatttgcttaaagaacttggcaaatgGTCAAATGAGTATATCAACCTCTTtggtggcacagagagattcGAGGAATTAAGaaggtccctacttgttgatgaatTATCCATG GTTACtatggataagtggatggatataactgAGATGagatatgtcattgcatcaaggtataatgtaatccttgtatcgttgtctcTGAAACAAAGCATGACGttctttcctcttagaagtcaaccaccaacaGATTCTTCTGTGCTTCGCAAAATATGCATTGGTCACAtctatgacaatcattttgttcaggtagaTTCAAGAtaa